The genomic DNA TATGCAGAATCTCATTCAATTCGAGCAGATCTCTATCTTCACGTAATCCTGAAGTCAATAAACTATTCAGTGTGCTTTTCGTCTCCATTAGTACTTCCTGACGTTCTATTTCCTGTAACTCTTCTGTAATTAATTCATCAGCAGAGATCAGCGTATGGAAAGAAAAAAAACAGAATACTATTAGCAAACATAAAAAGATAGAGAACTTCATACGGTAGTTCTCTTTTGATATGTCATAAAGTCATAATCGAAAGGGTTATCTTCATCTCTTTTCCCCTTTTCGGAAGAGATAAGCAACCATTCATCCTCGTCATAGAGAGGAAAGTATGTATCTCCGGCAAAATCCTCATTGATTCTGGTCAGATAGAGTTTTTGCGCATAGGGAAGGAAGAGTTCGAAGAGTGTCTCGCCTCCGATGATGAAAATCTCTTTTTCCTGCCACTCACCTGAATTCATTTTCTGATCTATCAGGAGAAAAAACTCGTCTATATCAGCAACCCGATAGACATCTTCGTCCGTCTGTTTACGGGAAAATAGGATATTGACACGACCGGGGAGCGGTTTTCCGATAGATTCTATAGTCTTTCTACCCATTACGACGATATTACCCCAAGTTAAGTTCTTAAAGTGCTTTAAATCTTCCGGCAAAGACCACGGTATCCTGTTTGCCAAACCAATTACCCTGTTCTTCGCTACGGCTGCAACAATTGATATCTTTAACTCATTCATCTAAAAACCTCTTCACTTCTCCATCCGGTATCTGTCGAAGTTTGAAACCGGAATTAACATCTCTCATGAACCCGGCTGTAATATAGGCATCGTCGGGATATCCCCTTTTTTCCCAGAATCCGGAGACATATTTCTCGGAAAAGATAACTTCTACAACACTCTTTGCCGATTTATAACCCCAAAGATAGGGGCAGAATAATCTCACCGGACCGCCGTAATCCTCTTCCAGCCATTGATCATCAAATTCATAAGCCAACAGAGTTCTCTCCTGCATTGCAATATCGAGAGGTATAGATGTATCATAGAACTTGCCGACTGACCAAAACCTCACAAAGTTAGTCTCCTCATTGATCCCTGCAGCTTCTGCCACATCGGATAATTTAACTCCACCCCAACGACCAAAGACCGAAAAGCGGGTAACACTCGTCAATCTCGCTTCAGCTACTGTTTTTGGCATGTTCATGAGATAATCCCAGTTCAGGACCTGTGGATTTTGACAAGTACCACTGATCTTAATCTCCCACTTCTCTCTCTTTAATCTTCCAGGATGACCTTCAGCCCAGAATATCGGTGTATTAAGTTCTTTTAATCTGCTCATTAGACAGTCCTCTCTAAATAGCTATTTCTGTTTATTCACGCGTTAAAGCCAGTTTAACGGTTGTTCTCACTAAAAATGACCGATCGTTTGCCATGAGGTTCAGATAACTTCTGCTCAAAGGTGTATCGATCTTTTTCAAGCTTCTGGCAGTGATAAATCTCAGATGTTCCGATTTAGATTCGATGAAGGGTATGATCATAGCCAGAACAGTATCGTCAGAAAACTCACCTAACGCCCCAATCAGAGCAGGCAGATATTTTTTCTCTTGGATAAACTTTTCCAGCTTCGGAAGGTATTCTGCTAATTTTAATTCCCCAATCAAACTGATCGTATTTTTTACAGTGAGAGTGTCTTCAGCAGCTAACCCTTTGGCAAGATATTCCTGCATCAATTCCGATTTCTGAGCAAAATCCAGGATAGCCCGGTATTCTAATCCGCTTTTTGTATTCAATTTTTCTGTTAAGATATATTCTGCAGCCTCTTCCTCAAAATCAAGAATGCGAATTCTGGCTCGCCTGACTCGTTCTATGCTGCTTCCAACTTCCCATTCGGAAGCGATCTCAAAAATTTCCGAGACTGTCGTTAAGGTATCGATCTCTACCAAACTTTCATCATCTATCTTGATCTTAACTACTTCTTCCTCTTCTTTTAGCTGCTCGGTATCGATCCCGATCCCATAAACACCTCTTATCCAGAAATCATTGTTTCCCCATGTATCATCAGGGTAGATATCATCACCATCGAGATCCATGAAGATACCTATCCCGCCACTGTCACGAGCTTCATTGGCATAGCCGTAATTAGTAAGGCGGTTTCGTTCATAACGATCATTTCCCTCAACATCAAGAAATATACCGACCGAGTTGGTCAAACCGAGTCCGTTGCCGCCATCTATGGAATAGTGATCATCACCTGCCCTGTCAATAAAGAACCCGACGGCATAGTCGTGACCTGCTCCCTGACCGGGACCGAAACGAGAATAGTAGGTATCATCACCCTCTGCATTATATAGAAAACCGCCGGCAAGATGGATTCCGCTTCCCTGAGCATATTGAACGGCATTGAAGGTATCATTGCCACCACTATCAAGCAGAATACCCAAAGCATACCAGTAACCGACCCCTTGCGCATATACCGCACCTTCATAGCTGTCATTACCCGACTCATCATAAAGGATACCAATACCGCCACCCCAGTCAGGACGAACCCCAAAACCGAATCCTTGAGCCATCGAACGGTAATCATCAGGTCTCAAAGGAGCATGCAAGTATTTGCCACCGGCATAGTAGAGATCATTACCACTATGATCGATCAATAGTCCGGTTCCCAAAGTTCCGCCAAAACCGTGGCTATAACCGGTAGTATAGTAAATATCGTTTCCCTCTTCGTTGATATTGATGGAGAGACCGAAAGTAGCAGCACTGAGAGAATACCGCCCTAAACGGTAAATATCATCTCCGCCACCGTCATAGTGATATTGATAACCGAGGAAAGCAGAGAAAGCCAGATCGTCGCCATAATACCGGTCGTTACCCTCTAAGTCCATCATCCAACCGATACCACCCAAAACACGATTCATTGACCCGGGGGTATCATTCCGCCAGATATCGTCCCCTGCCATATCGATCACTAAGTAATACGGCTGCTTGAAATCCGTATATAGATCCGAATAATAGATATCATTACCTGCCGACTCGATCATAAAGACAAACGGTTCTCTATAAACATCATCTCCTTTAGTACCGATGATAAATCTGCCCCAAGCGGTATCTCTTGTTAGAGGAGATTTGTTAGTAAAATCAATTTTATGTAGGTTTTCTTTCAGTGTTAGTACCCCTTGATTGAATACTCTGACTGCCGTAAAGAGATGCCCCCAATCTATCTTGTCTAATATCTCCTTCAGGTCTTTCATCTCCAGATCTTCATATTCATCTCTGTAAACTTCAGGTTTCAGTTTCTGATATCTCTCTTTGTCTCCAGAGTCCGACCACATCGTATAAGACAACCAAGTTAAAACCCCCATGTCTTTTTCAGTCAAAGCGGCAAAAGCTCTTTTTCTGTAGTTCTCGGTTCGTGCAAAGAGCATTTCTCCATAACTAAAAAGGTCTTTTGGTTGCCTTACTTTTTGAGTAAAATATTGCTGGAAGAATTCATCTGTCTCTTCCACAGTTTTTTGGATAGGTAACGAATAGTCGTCATATTCGAAAATCTTAGGAACAAGAAAGTTTGTCAAACTGATGAGATCGCGGCTTTCTATCAGCGAGTTGAGATCATCTACAAAGCGGGGAAACTCCAGTGGAGTATTGATTACATCAATGATCTGCTTGATCTTAAACTCAGTAGAAAGAGACCAATCCTTCACAAAATTAAGCGAATTTGTCTCTAAATCTGCTCTCACTAACAGAGAGTCGATGAGGGTATATTCATGATCCTTCATTACACCGGCGGCAAGGAGAGTGAGCTGACCTAAGATTACCAATATGACTAACAAATTTTTGACTGATAACATGGTTTTTCCTCATCAGATATATTTCATTTTCACTTTTCGTTCGAGAAGATACGATGTAAAGTTTTTTCCGCAAGAAGATTTATAACCTTTATTCACCTTTCTTATACTTCTAAAAAATATGGTAAAAATGTCCAGTGACATCTTGGTACAGTGGAGCAGCATTACAATACTACTTAACGGTTCTTCAGTTAAAAAAGTGGAGTACTTTTCAATACTGTCGACCTTTCTATGAAAAACGAATGAAACAAGAAACATACCTTAACGTTTTAATTTTATCTGATTAAGTATTAATTCATTCAAAACAAAAGGAGGTTAAGACTATGAAACAAGTTGATTTATATACACCAATATTACATGATTTAGTAAGAAGAGTTTCACCGTGGCACATGTTTGTTGGTGGACCTAGTTTCCCCGAAAAACCCCTTTATAATCCGGACGAAAAATTTGATTCACTAACCAAAACAGAAGTAAAATATAATGATGGTGGACATATTAAATCAATAAGTGGTGTTAATAAAGATGGAGAAGAAGCTTTTATTGAATTTAAAGTTGATGATTCAAATTCAGAATTTATAAAAGTATCAGCGATTCTAAAAAAAAATGATTTAATCCAATTAGAAATTACTGAGTGGCTTATTGACGATACACTTAATCTTACCTTTAGAACTCCACAAAATACAGATTATGATATTGATTTTTATTTTAAACAGTTAGACAATAATCAAGGTAAATATGATATCAAGATAGTAGTTAATGGTAAGACTTTACAAGGTATAGATACAGGAACAACTAAAATTCCTGAAATTGCTTTAGAATTTGCAGAAGAGATATCAGCTATGGACTCTGATCTCACAATAGCTGCCTTAAATACTGTTTTCTCAGGGATACTTGTTATGCATGCATATAGTGAAGACATATTGTATCACACAAGAGATATCTTTAATCTAAATGTGAAAGCAGCCACATACTCAGACATCAAAGGGCCAGTAGTTACTATTGTAGTGTTTATTATAAGCTGTGTATTTATCTATTTTTATTTCAACAGATAATTAGAGGAGATAAAATAGATGAAGTATCTCAAAGTCACCTGAATAAATTAAAACAAAGGGATAAGAAATGGTCAAATTCTATCTGAAGAAGTATGTGTTTAATATAGCATCGACGATGCCATTTATGATAGGTGCACTACTATTATTTGAAGAGATTGGTTATTTAGCTACAATTGGTGTATGTTTGATTGGTCTCAGCGCTGCAACATTTGGATATTATGGAGAACAATTCAATAGCAATGCGATAAAATACTACAAAAAGGCGAAAGATGAGAAAAATGAAAAAGATAAATAGCCAGTTAATATCTTTCTAAGCATGTTCTTAGTTTTAAGAATGCCTCTGTTTTGGAATGGTAGGTGATTTTATGAATCAGAGACTTGTAATATTTTAACAAGAATATCTACCTTAATGCATATTCTACTATGGTCTAGTTGAAAATAATTGGGGGGAGAAATGGTAAAATTCTATTGGAAGAAAGCATTATTTAACATAACTACTGGTTTGATATTTGTAGGTGGGATTTGGATACTTCATCATTCCGGGATGAGTAAGATAGCAATTATAGGAATAGCTTTGATCGGAATAAGTGCTGCAATAGTTGGATATTATGGAAAGCAGTATGGTGGCGACGCACTAAAGTTCTATAAAAAGGATAATAAGGAAAATATAGAGGAAGATTAATACGGCATGTATCAAGAGATCTTGGACATTTACATCCCCCCGTTTTTTACTTACAAATTATGAAGGATGTTATACATGCTTGTATATTTATTAGCTCCTGTTGTTTATAAAGCGAACCAAGTTTTTAAGGAGATCTTTTTTTAAAAAAATAGTTCATCAACTGCTTATAAAGCATTATTCAGTATATCTCGAACAGATAAATTTTTACTTCTATTTTCATTACCTACTTATCGCTTCTAATTTGGCAGAGATCTTCTAAAATCGTATCCTAAGTAACGGTAGTAAGGTCATTCAAGCTCTTTTAATAGAAGCATGCAAAAAAAATGAAAAAAAAATTTTGCTTCGGGGAAAAAGTGTTTAGATTATGTTAGTAAGCGATAACTTAATCGATATTTTAAGGAGTAAAAAATGTTAAGAAAGATCATTGAGATTGATGAAGAAAAGTGTACCGGATGCGGGTTGTGTATTCCCGATTGTCCGGAAGGGGCATTACAGATCATTGATGGAAAGGCGAGATTGATCAGCGATCTATTTTGTGATGGATTGGGTGCCTGCGTCGGTGCTTGTCCCGAAGATGCCATGCATGTAGTCGAAAGAGAGGCAGAGCCGTATAATGAAGAGATCGTGATGGAGAATATCATCAAAGCGGGAGTTAACACTATAAAAGCCCATCTGCAACATCTTAAGGAACATGGTGAGCATGAACTATTTGAAGAGGCAGTAGCAGTGTTAAAGAAAAAGGGATTACCGATTCCTGAGTTGGAAGAAAAAGAGGAAAAGATGGCTTGTGGTTGTCCCGGCTCTCACGTTCGTGAGATCAAACCTCATGAAGAAAAAGAAAGATCAGCACCGGTAAGTACTAAGTCGGAATTACGACAATGGCCTGTACAATTGCATTTGATCAATCCTCAAGCCAAATATCTTGACAATGCCGATATTCTTTTAGCTGCTGATTGTACACCCTTTGCCTATGCTAATTTCCATCAGAGATTCATTAAAGGGAAGATCACCATAACCTTGTGTCCAAAACTCGATCACGGCATGGAGCAGTATTTGGAGAAGCTGGTGACTATCTTAAAAACACACGAGATCAAATCTCTAACTGTGGTTCACATGGAAGTACCTTGCTGTTCCGGGATAGTTCATTTAGCGGAAAGAGCGATCAGAGAATCGGGCAAGAATGTATTGTTTAGAGATTATACCATCTCAGTAGATGGTCAGATATTGTAAGCAGCAAGGAAATGGTTATGGGAATGAAACAGACAAGGTTGCCACAAGACGAAAGACGCGAACAGATCATTAAGACATCGATGCAGATCATAAATGAAGAGGGTTATGCGGCTTTTACTACGAGAAGATTGGCGGAGAAAATCGGGATCAGTGAACCGGCTCTCTACCGACATTTTAATAGTAAGGATGATATTATAATCAAGATACTTGAGAAAATGGGAGAGCTCTGGTCGGATATTAATGAAGAGCTTGATCGGGTTGATGATCTGGAGAAGAAGCTCTGTCACTTCGTTATGATGCACTTTCGATATATCGAAGAAAATCCTGATATATTAGCTGTATTATTTGCTGATGAATATCTTCGTTTAAATGATAATTTAAGAAAGATGCTGTTCCAAGTGACAGATCAAAGATACTATTTTCTCTATAAGCTGTTAAAAGGGGGGATCAAGTCAGGGGAGATCAGAGGTACTAACCCCATTGCTCTGGCGATCATAATCGTAGGAGCTATCAGAACAACTGCCTTGAACTGGCGGAATAGTAATTATAGTTATTCATTGAGTGAATTCGGAGAATATATCTGCACTAATTTAACCAATATGATATTAAGTAGTAAACAATAAAGGAAGAGGAGGATAAGAAAAGTGTTTTGTTATCAATGTCAAGAGACAGTAAAAAATGAGGGTTGTGTTCAGGTAGGTGTTTGTGGCAAGAAATCAGATACAGCAGATTTTCAGGATCTGTTGATTCATGCCTGTAAGAAGTTATCAGAAACTGCTTTAATTGCCGAAAAGAAAGGTGTTGCAACGGATAAAGCGGGGGAGATGTTAATCGAAGCGCTCTTCTATACAATTACCAATGCTAATTTTGATGATGAGAGCATTAAAAAGATGATCATTGATGTATGTGATGTACGTAAAGAACTGGCAGCGCAAGTACAACCGGATGCTAAATATAGAGATCATCCGACCCATGAAGAGATGCTTAAGAGGGCGAAAGAGGTGGGTGTGTTATCGATCAAGGATGACGATATACGATCTCTGACCGAGTTGTTGATCTACGGTTTGAAAGGAATAGCTGCCTATGCAGAGCATAGCTTAGTGTTAGGATATCGATTAGCAGAAGTAGAGAATTTCATGTTCAGAGCTTTAGCGAAAACTCTCGATGAGAACCGGCAACAGGAAGAGATGCTTACACTGGTTATGGAATGTGGTGAGATGGGGGTTAAGGTTATGGCTCTACTCGATGAAGCTAATACCAAGACCTACGGTAAACCGGAACCGACAGCAGTAGATATCGGAGTAGGGAATAATCCGGGAATTCTCATCAGCGGTCATGATTTAAGGGATCTCGCTGATCTACTGGAACAGACCAAGGGAACCGGGGTAGATGTCTATACTCATGGAGAAATGCTGCCGGCAAATGCTTATCCGTGTTTCAAGAAGTACCCGCATTTGAGAGGTAACTATGGTGGTTCTTGGTGGCTTCAGACCAAAGAATTTGCCTCATTCAACGGACCGATCTTGATGACCACAAATTGTCTTGTTCCACCATTCCCGTCGTATAAATCGAGATTATATACTACCGGAGTCGCTGGTTTTGCCGAAGTAAAGCATATTCCTGATAGGAAGAACGGAAAAATGAAAGACTTTTCAGAAATTGTTGAACTGGCAAAGACATGCCCACCCCCGGAAAAAATCGAAGATGGTCATATCTATACCGGCTTTGCTAAGGATGCCTTACTGGCAAACAAAGATCAGATCTTAGACGCAGTAAGTAAGGGTTTGGTGAAGAGATTCGTGGTAATGGCAGGTTGTGATGGCAGAATGAATGACCGTCAGTACTTTACCAATGTTGCTGAAAATCTGCCTGAAGATACGATCATCCTGACAGCCGGTTGTGCTAAATACAGATACAACAAACTTCCTCTCGGAAAGATCGGTGATTTTCCGAGAGTTTTAGATGCTGGACAATGTAACGACTCCTATTCGCTTGCCGTCTTGGCTCTCAATCTCAAGGATACCCTTCAATTAGAAGACATTAACCAGCTTCCCATATCTTTTGATATTGCTTGGTATGAGCAGAAGGCGGTTCTGGTACTTCTTGCTCTGTTGTATTTGGGTTTCAAAAATATTCGATTGGGACCGACTTTACCAGCGTTTCTGTCTCCTAATATAGCAAAATTCTTAGTTGAAAACTTCGATATTAAACCTATCAGTAGTCCTGAAACAGATGTATCAGCAATGATGCAGGGACTCTAAAATCTAAATAAAGACCAAACAAGGAGGTCATAATGAAAATCAAGATAAAGAATAATATCTATTGGGTAGGTAAAACCGATTGGGAATTGAGGAAATTCCATGGGTTTGAGTATTCTACTCATCGAGGTTCCAGTTATAATTCCTATCTGATCATGGAAGATAAGATAGCGCTCATCGATACTGTCTGGTCACCGTTCAGTAAGGAGTATGTTAAGAATCTGGCAAAAGAGATCGACTTGCAGAAGATCGATTATATCATTGCCAATCATGCCGAGATAGACCATAGTGGTGCTCTACCGGAATTAATGGAACGCATACCTGATAAACCGATTTATTGCACTGAAAACGGCATCAAATCTCTCAAGGGGCATTATCATAAGGATTGGAATTTTCAACCGATCAAGACCGGTATGAAATTGAGTCTCGGGAAAAAGGAACTTATCTTTATTGAAGCTCCGATGTTACATTGGCCTGATAGCATGTTTGAATATTTGACAGAAGATAATGTACTGTTTAGTAATGATGCCTTTGGTCAGCATTATGCGACTGAACATCTCTTTAATGATCTGGTAGATCAGAGTGAACTCTTTGCCGAAGCGATCAAATACTATGCAAATATTCTCACCCCATTCAGTCCATTAGTAAAAAAGAAAATAGAGGATTTTGTCGCTCTCAATCTGCCGTTGGATATAATCTGTACCAGCCATGGCGTGGTTTGGCGTGATAATCCTCTACAGATAGTTCAGAAATATCTCGCTTGGGCTCAAGATTATCAAGAAGATCAGATTACCTTGATCTATGACACCATGTGGAACGGAACGAAAAGGATGGCAGAGTATATTGCCAGAGGTATTCAACAGGTTGACCCGAAAGTTACGGTGAAACTCTATAACATCTCTATGACTGATAAGAATGATGTCATTACCGAGATCTTCAAATCAAAAGGGATATTGATGGGTTCTCCGACTATTAACAAAGGTATCTTATCTGCTTTAGCAGGTCTGTTAGAAGAGGCAAGGGGATTGAATTTCAAGAAGAAGAAAGCCGCTGCTTTCGGTACCTACGGATGGAGTGGAGAATCTGTTAAAATGCTGACCGATGGTTTGAAAAATTCCGGCTTTGAGGCAATCAATGACGGCATCAAGGCACTCTGGAATCCTGATGAAAAAGCTTTAGAGGAAGCGGTTCACTTCGGAAGAAGTTTCGCCGAAGCGTTTAAGTAAGATAATACTAATATAACGATATATTGGTATTGTATCAAGGAGAAAAGACGAAAGACTAGTAATAATTTATATTGTAGGGGCGACCGGTGGTCGCCCTTTTCTTAATCACTATTTAATCAGCTCATATCTTAGCTGTTCCCGGTTGTTAAAGACACCTTTTTCTACTAAGAATACGAGCAAAAAGAGTGAAATAGCCGCAGCCGACGAGATCATATACATGATCAGAAGTTGATATTTAACAGATTCAATAGGAGCTACTCCACCGAGGATCTGTCCTGTCATCATACCGGGTAGTTTAACTATTCCGAGAACCATTAAAGCATTTATTGTCGGTATTAAACCTGCCTTGATAGCACTCTTACGAATAACTTCCAAAGATTGACCTTTCTTAGCACCGAGTGAAAGTTTAGCTTCTACTTCATGCCTGCGGAGTCTTAATTCACTGCCAAAGGTATTAAGGCAGATCGAGATGGCGGTCATAGTATTGGAGATCACCATGGCACTTATAGGAATGACATATTGCGGGTTATACCAAGGGGTGATCTGCAATACTATATAGAACATAAAAGCCAGAGGTAGGGCAGTTCCGACAACCATCGAACTCAGACAGCAAAAGAAGGTCTTACTGGGACGGAAATCGATCCTTTTATAACTGTCGTAGGTAGCGAAGGTGATCATGATGCTGATCATTAAAACGGTGAAATACCATTTTTGTAGATCGAATATCCATTCCAGCACATAACCCATAATAGTCAATTGGGCAAAGGAACGAACAGTTCCCAACAGAACACTTTTAGTAATGCCCAGCTTGTTAACCAAGGCAATGATTGCTACTATCAGCATTAATGACACTGATATTATCAAGGAAGTGTTAGAAATAACTATATAATCATTCATATTCACCTGCCATAAATCTCTTTATAATGCTGTTATCGCTCTCTTGTATCCCTTCAGGGCTTCCTTCATAAACTATTGTGCCTTCCCAGATAAAGAATATCCGGTCAGAGACAGATAGAGCATCATTCATATTATGACTAACCATGATGACGGTCTTACCGAAATCTGTTTTTAAAGAGCGGATCAGTTTCAGAACCTTGTTAGCTCTTTGCGGATCAAGAGCAGAGACCGGCTCATCGAGCAGTATTGCTTCCGGGTCGAGGAGCAGAGAGCGAACTATACATATTCGTTGTTGTTCGCCAATTGAGAGCTCATTACCGGTCTTATCCAAATATTTGACCGGTATATCGACCTGCTGAAGTACTTTTATGATCTCATCTCGGCTATAGCTCTTTTTTCTGATCTTAAAACCGAAGACGAGATTATCATAAACGGTACCTTCAAAAATAGTCGGCTTTTGAAAGATCAAGCCAACCTGAGATCTGATCTCGTAAGGATGAAGTTCTGTATGAGGTTTACTATCATAATAGATGGTTCCTGCTTGTGGATCTTCCAGAGCAGCCAGTAGGCGTAACAGAGTTGATTTACCACTGCCGGAAGGTCCTATGATCGTATTAACTGATTTTACTGCAAAGTTAACACTCAAATCATCAAAAACAATATTGTCTTCATAAGCTGCTCTAAGCTTCTCACATCTGATCTCCATTCTTACTGCTCCTGTTCTCTATCTTTCTCAACTCCCCTAAATACTTTCTATTTTGCCTGATAATGCTCCTGTATAAAGCTGGAATATTCCGGATATTGCTGCATTATGTTTCTATGTTCACCTTTGGCGATCAAATAACCGCTGTCAAGGAAGATGACATTATCTACATAACGGAGAGTCGAAAGTCTATGTGAAACTATAAAGCATGTGATATCACCAAACCTTGCAGAGATATCATTCCAAAGACTCTCCTCATTGTCAGCATCTAAACTGGCAGTAATATCATCGAAAATCAAGATCTCCGGTTCTCTGATCAAGGCTCTGGCTATGGCTAATCTCTGCTTCTGACCTCCGGAGAGAGTCAATCCTCTTTGCCCTACTCTCGTCTCATCCCTTTCCTGAAAACTCATGATCTCTTTGTCCATCTGAACTATATCCAAAACAGAACGATAGAACTCTTCAGAGACGCTTTCCCTGCCGAAATGGACATTCTCTCTAATACTGCCGGAAAAAAGGATCGGTTCTTGCGGTACATACCCTATCTTATCACGGAAAGCGGGTAGATCTATCTCATCCAGTGGTATATCATTGATCTTGATCACTCCGCTTTGTGGTCTCAAGAGACCGGTCAAAAGCCCTAAGATCGTACTCTTTCCTGATCCTACCGGACCGATGATGATAACTCTTTCGCCTCGTTTGATGTGAAAAGAGACGTTGTTCAGGATATGTAACTCCTGCTTCTCGTAAGAGAAGTTGACGTTCTCGAAGGTGATCGAATCTACCTTCTCGATACGGTGTTTTAGTACTCTTGGATCTTCCGGTTCAGGGAACTCTCTTATCTCTTCCAGACGGTCAATATTAACAAATGCCTGTTTCCCTGAGACGAAAAGCTGTGGTAGATCGAGAATAGGGAAGATGATCATCGCCAGATAAGTGTAAAAGGCGAAGAAGGTTCCTATTGTTATCTGGTGACTGACCACCATAATCCCACCGAATATGATCACAGCGATCTGGCCAAAATAATCTATAAACTCATAGATCATTCGTAATCTTGTGTTGAGAGTTACTAACCTCATCTCTGTATTATATCG from Candidatus Cloacimonadota bacterium includes the following:
- a CDS encoding dihydrofolate reductase, which translates into the protein MNELKISIVAAVAKNRVIGLANRIPWSLPEDLKHFKNLTWGNIVVMGRKTIESIGKPLPGRVNILFSRKQTDEDVYRVADIDEFFLLIDQKMNSGEWQEKEIFIIGGETLFELFLPYAQKLYLTRINEDFAGDTYFPLYDEDEWLLISSEKGKRDEDNPFDYDFMTYQKRTTV
- a CDS encoding molybdopterin-dependent oxidoreductase, which gives rise to MSRLKELNTPIFWAEGHPGRLKREKWEIKISGTCQNPQVLNWDYLMNMPKTVAEARLTSVTRFSVFGRWGGVKLSDVAEAAGINEETNFVRFWSVGKFYDTSIPLDIAMQERTLLAYEFDDQWLEEDYGGPVRLFCPYLWGYKSAKSVVEVIFSEKYVSGFWEKRGYPDDAYITAGFMRDVNSGFKLRQIPDGEVKRFLDE
- a CDS encoding HEAT repeat domain-containing protein — encoded protein: MLSVKNLLVILVILGQLTLLAAGVMKDHEYTLIDSLLVRADLETNSLNFVKDWSLSTEFKIKQIIDVINTPLEFPRFVDDLNSLIESRDLISLTNFLVPKIFEYDDYSLPIQKTVEETDEFFQQYFTQKVRQPKDLFSYGEMLFARTENYRKRAFAALTEKDMGVLTWLSYTMWSDSGDKERYQKLKPEVYRDEYEDLEMKDLKEILDKIDWGHLFTAVRVFNQGVLTLKENLHKIDFTNKSPLTRDTAWGRFIIGTKGDDVYREPFVFMIESAGNDIYYSDLYTDFKQPYYLVIDMAGDDIWRNDTPGSMNRVLGGIGWMMDLEGNDRYYGDDLAFSAFLGYQYHYDGGGDDIYRLGRYSLSAATFGLSININEEGNDIYYTTGYSHGFGGTLGTGLLIDHSGNDLYYAGGKYLHAPLRPDDYRSMAQGFGFGVRPDWGGGIGILYDESGNDSYEGAVYAQGVGYWYALGILLDSGGNDTFNAVQYAQGSGIHLAGGFLYNAEGDDTYYSRFGPGQGAGHDYAVGFFIDRAGDDHYSIDGGNGLGLTNSVGIFLDVEGNDRYERNRLTNYGYANEARDSGGIGIFMDLDGDDIYPDDTWGNNDFWIRGVYGIGIDTEQLKEEEEVVKIKIDDESLVEIDTLTTVSEIFEIASEWEVGSSIERVRRARIRILDFEEEAAEYILTEKLNTKSGLEYRAILDFAQKSELMQEYLAKGLAAEDTLTVKNTISLIGELKLAEYLPKLEKFIQEKKYLPALIGALGEFSDDTVLAMIIPFIESKSEHLRFITARSLKKIDTPLSRSYLNLMANDRSFLVRTTVKLALTRE
- a CDS encoding 4Fe-4S binding protein; translation: MLRKIIEIDEEKCTGCGLCIPDCPEGALQIIDGKARLISDLFCDGLGACVGACPEDAMHVVEREAEPYNEEIVMENIIKAGVNTIKAHLQHLKEHGEHELFEEAVAVLKKKGLPIPELEEKEEKMACGCPGSHVREIKPHEEKERSAPVSTKSELRQWPVQLHLINPQAKYLDNADILLAADCTPFAYANFHQRFIKGKITITLCPKLDHGMEQYLEKLVTILKTHEIKSLTVVHMEVPCCSGIVHLAERAIRESGKNVLFRDYTISVDGQIL
- a CDS encoding TetR/AcrR family transcriptional regulator gives rise to the protein MKQTRLPQDERREQIIKTSMQIINEEGYAAFTTRRLAEKIGISEPALYRHFNSKDDIIIKILEKMGELWSDINEELDRVDDLEKKLCHFVMMHFRYIEENPDILAVLFADEYLRLNDNLRKMLFQVTDQRYYFLYKLLKGGIKSGEIRGTNPIALAIIIVGAIRTTALNWRNSNYSYSLSEFGEYICTNLTNMILSSKQ
- the hcp gene encoding hydroxylamine reductase, with translation MFCYQCQETVKNEGCVQVGVCGKKSDTADFQDLLIHACKKLSETALIAEKKGVATDKAGEMLIEALFYTITNANFDDESIKKMIIDVCDVRKELAAQVQPDAKYRDHPTHEEMLKRAKEVGVLSIKDDDIRSLTELLIYGLKGIAAYAEHSLVLGYRLAEVENFMFRALAKTLDENRQQEEMLTLVMECGEMGVKVMALLDEANTKTYGKPEPTAVDIGVGNNPGILISGHDLRDLADLLEQTKGTGVDVYTHGEMLPANAYPCFKKYPHLRGNYGGSWWLQTKEFASFNGPILMTTNCLVPPFPSYKSRLYTTGVAGFAEVKHIPDRKNGKMKDFSEIVELAKTCPPPEKIEDGHIYTGFAKDALLANKDQILDAVSKGLVKRFVVMAGCDGRMNDRQYFTNVAENLPEDTIILTAGCAKYRYNKLPLGKIGDFPRVLDAGQCNDSYSLAVLALNLKDTLQLEDINQLPISFDIAWYEQKAVLVLLALLYLGFKNIRLGPTLPAFLSPNIAKFLVENFDIKPISSPETDVSAMMQGL
- a CDS encoding anaerobic nitric oxide reductase flavorubredoxin, translated to MKIKIKNNIYWVGKTDWELRKFHGFEYSTHRGSSYNSYLIMEDKIALIDTVWSPFSKEYVKNLAKEIDLQKIDYIIANHAEIDHSGALPELMERIPDKPIYCTENGIKSLKGHYHKDWNFQPIKTGMKLSLGKKELIFIEAPMLHWPDSMFEYLTEDNVLFSNDAFGQHYATEHLFNDLVDQSELFAEAIKYYANILTPFSPLVKKKIEDFVALNLPLDIICTSHGVVWRDNPLQIVQKYLAWAQDYQEDQITLIYDTMWNGTKRMAEYIARGIQQVDPKVTVKLYNISMTDKNDVITEIFKSKGILMGSPTINKGILSALAGLLEEARGLNFKKKKAAAFGTYGWSGESVKMLTDGLKNSGFEAINDGIKALWNPDEKALEEAVHFGRSFAEAFK